Proteins encoded together in one Elusimicrobiota bacterium window:
- a CDS encoding transposase has translation MYNKNSYRLALLGQEGKFNCVKGAKSLPFTSHDKLTRFLIKANLKCSTNLKKLPKKGVIIFDDTVIPKKYSKIIENCSYVYSSSDNKVVWGLCFILVIYVYKEKIDILDIIIWQKGVKTKNELIREYLIKLKENNLSPECVIFDKWYNAHETLNLLEKFQWKYITLANGKRIFNTELNELENQCKTGDDKKIIYKKMHIKDYKFLGANGRFGKLKKVNHTVQIIKNGDRYILTNILELLNSVKAWKLYQRRWVIETIFRDLKSFLHLDQCSSRSLKAQKNHIICCLEAYSYLRKKYPNKSVEAAHQEFLHKVRKLKPRQLNTFLNAA, from the coding sequence ATGTATAATAAGAATTCCTATAGATTAGCACTCTTGGGTCAAGAAGGCAAGTTTAATTGTGTAAAAGGTGCAAAAAGTTTACCTTTTACAAGCCATGATAAATTGACAAGATTTCTGATTAAAGCAAATTTAAAATGTAGCACTAACCTTAAAAAGCTACCTAAAAAAGGCGTAATTATTTTTGATGACACAGTTATACCCAAAAAATATAGCAAAATAATTGAAAATTGTAGTTATGTATATTCATCATCAGATAATAAAGTAGTTTGGGGCCTATGTTTCATTCTTGTAATATATGTATATAAAGAAAAGATCGATATATTAGATATAATAATATGGCAAAAAGGAGTTAAAACAAAAAATGAACTAATTAGAGAATACTTAATTAAGCTTAAAGAAAATAATTTATCCCCTGAATGTGTAATATTTGATAAATGGTATAATGCTCATGAGACATTAAATTTACTTGAAAAGTTTCAGTGGAAATACATTACACTTGCTAATGGTAAAAGAATATTCAATACAGAACTAAATGAGCTGGAAAACCAATGCAAAACCGGTGATGATAAGAAAATTATATATAAGAAAATGCATATAAAGGATTACAAATTTTTAGGTGCAAATGGCAGATTTGGTAAGCTTAAAAAGGTTAATCATACAGTACAAATCATCAAAAACGGTGATCGATACATATTAACCAATATTCTTGAACTACTAAATTCAGTCAAAGCCTGGAAGTTGTATCAGCGAAGATGGGTTATTGAGACAATATTTAGAGACTTAAAAAGTTTTCTTCATCTTGATCAATGCTCTTCAAGGAGCTTGAAAGCTCAAAAAAATCATATAATTTGCTGTTTAGAAGCATATTCATACTTAAGAAAAAAATATCCAAACAAAAGCGTAGAAGCCGCTCACCAGGAGTTTTTACATAAGGTTAGGAAATTAAAACCTAGACAATTAAATACTTTTTTGAATGCTGCGTAA